Proteins encoded together in one Fusobacterium sp. window:
- a CDS encoding S9 family peptidase has protein sequence MENLKLKDFLDYKYLSNLEFSPNGENAGFVVNTANYDDNNYQSNIWLLNNKTKKYSKLTSLNEERSFLWVDDSTIIFPAARDAKLKEKISQGEKWTAYYSIDINGGEADKYMQIPLMVTAIKMIDKDNFVLTAKYDNYGINLNELTGEERSKAVAKLKEEKDYEVLDEIPFWSNGGGFTNQKRNRLYLYNRVSNEVTPLSCEHTVVTYFSYRDGKVLYVGNLFEGKLEQREGIFCYDIASKTTETLLPIDANFRVSYAEFLEDAVICALNDCKEYGMNQNPSFYVIKNGKLELLKKHDTWMANTVGSDCRYGGGKSYRVVNGKLYFPTTVFKDSFLNTIDLAGNETVLTKANGSVDVYDVCGDEILFAGLRGIKLQEIYSLKDGEETQITTFNENIYTDKKLSIPEKCNFVNDGIEIEGWVLKPVDYDETKTYPAILDIHGGPKTVFGEVFYHEMQVWANMGYFVFFCNPRGGDGRGNAFADIRGKYGTIDYDDLMKFTDAVLEKYPIKADRVGVTGGSYGGFMTNWIIGHTDRFRCAASQRSIANWISKFGTTDIGYYFNADQNASTPWINQEKLWWHSPMKYADKAKTPTLFIHSEEDYRCWIAEGIQMFTALKYHGVEARLCMFRGENHELSRSGKPKHRIRRLEEMTNWFEKYLKD, from the coding sequence ATGGAAAACCTAAAATTAAAAGATTTTTTAGACTACAAATATCTTTCTAATCTTGAATTTTCGCCAAATGGGGAAAATGCAGGTTTTGTAGTAAATACTGCAAATTATGATGATAATAATTATCAATCTAATATCTGGCTTCTAAATAATAAAACAAAAAAATATTCAAAATTGACATCATTAAATGAGGAAAGATCATTTTTATGGGTAGATGATTCAACAATTATTTTTCCAGCTGCAAGAGATGCTAAATTAAAAGAAAAAATCAGCCAAGGGGAAAAATGGACTGCTTATTATTCAATAGATATCAATGGAGGAGAAGCTGACAAATATATGCAGATTCCTCTTATGGTTACTGCTATAAAAATGATAGATAAAGATAATTTTGTTCTTACAGCTAAGTATGATAATTATGGAATTAACTTGAATGAATTGACTGGAGAGGAAAGAAGTAAAGCTGTTGCAAAATTAAAAGAGGAAAAAGATTATGAAGTTCTTGATGAGATTCCATTCTGGAGCAATGGTGGAGGATTTACTAATCAGAAAAGAAATAGACTTTATTTATATAACAGAGTTTCTAATGAAGTTACACCATTGAGCTGTGAACATACAGTTGTAACTTATTTCTCATATAGAGATGGAAAGGTACTTTATGTTGGAAATCTTTTTGAGGGAAAATTGGAGCAGAGAGAAGGAATATTCTGTTATGATATAGCTTCTAAGACAACAGAAACACTTCTTCCAATAGATGCCAATTTCAGAGTCAGTTATGCTGAGTTTTTAGAAGATGCAGTTATATGTGCCTTAAATGATTGTAAAGAATATGGAATGAATCAGAATCCAAGTTTCTATGTAATTAAAAATGGAAAACTTGAATTATTGAAGAAACATGATACATGGATGGCAAATACTGTAGGATCAGACTGTAGATATGGCGGAGGAAAAAGCTACAGAGTAGTTAATGGAAAACTGTATTTTCCAACTACTGTGTTTAAAGATTCTTTCTTGAATACCATAGACCTTGCTGGAAATGAAACAGTACTTACTAAAGCTAATGGATCAGTAGATGTGTATGATGTATGTGGAGATGAAATTCTTTTTGCTGGACTTAGAGGAATTAAACTTCAGGAAATATATAGTTTAAAAGATGGAGAAGAAACTCAAATTACTACATTTAATGAAAATATATATACAGATAAAAAACTTTCTATTCCTGAAAAATGTAATTTTGTAAATGATGGAATTGAAATAGAAGGTTGGGTATTAAAGCCTGTAGATTATGATGAAACAAAAACTTATCCTGCTATTCTTGATATTCATGGAGGGCCAAAAACTGTATTTGGAGAAGTATTCTACCATGAAATGCAGGTTTGGGCAAATATGGGATATTTTGTATTCTTCTGTAATCCTCGTGGAGGAGATGGAAGAGGAAATGCCTTTGCTGATATCAGAGGAAAATATGGAACTATTGACTATGATGATTTAATGAAATTTACAGATGCAGTATTAGAAAAATATCCAATTAAAGCTGACAGAGTGGGAGTAACTGGAGGGTCATATGGTGGATTTATGACTAACTGGATAATTGGACATACTGACAGATTCAGATGTGCTGCTTCTCAAAGAAGTATAGCTAACTGGATATCTAAGTTTGGAACTACAGATATAGGATATTACTTCAATGCAGATCAGAACGCTTCAACTCCTTGGATAAATCAGGAAAAATTATGGTGGCATTCACCAATGAAATATGCAGATAAAGCTAAAACACCTACACTGTTTATCCATTCAGAAGAAGATTATAGATGCTGGATTGCTGAAGGAATACAAATGTTTACAGCTTTAAAATATCATGGTGTAGAAGCTAGACTTTGTATGTTCAGAGGAGAGAACCATGAGCTTTCAAGAAGCGGAAAACCAAAACATAGAATAAGAAGGCTTGAAGAAATGACTAACTGGTTTGAAAAATATTTGAAAGACTAA
- a CDS encoding AAA family ATPase, with protein sequence MKIKSIEIENNKVLKDIKINFEKENEILNTIVIAGSNGSGKTTLLESIWKYFDNEADYRQDIGIQAELFLENDEQKINKSLLSDLDLLIYNKRKDFRKYQNIIENIKIIPKLIYVPTEINFNEVKTKTTALHRDYEFFNIVNSDMIKDIPSYIASRITYLANTEENLTMKEVKEKVNSEINGIFDILELDIKLIGLSKDEKSMPIFANSSGEEFDINQLSSGEKQLFLRTLAIKMLEPENSIILIDEPELSLHPKWQQRIIEIYQRIGKNNQIIVATHSPHILGSVPRENIILLSKNESGEVVSTTGEELYTSYGQPVDRILEDIMGLETTRNPKVFDLLNEVRELVDNNQYETDSFKEKYSELKSILGETDKDLFLIDMDIQRKRRKV encoded by the coding sequence ATGAAAATAAAAAGTATTGAAATAGAAAATAATAAAGTATTAAAAGATATAAAAATTAATTTTGAAAAAGAGAATGAAATTTTAAATACTATTGTTATAGCTGGAAGTAATGGAAGTGGAAAAACAACACTCCTGGAAAGTATTTGGAAATATTTTGATAATGAAGCAGATTATAGACAAGATATAGGAATTCAAGCAGAATTATTTTTGGAAAATGATGAACAAAAAATAAATAAGTCTTTACTTAGTGATTTAGACCTTTTAATATATAATAAAAGAAAAGATTTTAGAAAATATCAAAATATTATAGAAAATATAAAAATAATTCCTAAATTAATATATGTTCCTACTGAAATAAATTTTAATGAAGTAAAAACAAAAACTACTGCTCTACATAGAGATTATGAATTTTTTAATATTGTGAATTCAGATATGATAAAAGATATTCCTTCATATATTGCCAGCAGAATCACATATCTGGCAAATACAGAAGAAAATTTAACTATGAAAGAAGTAAAAGAAAAGGTAAATTCAGAAATTAATGGAATATTTGATATTCTTGAACTGGATATTAAGTTAATAGGATTATCAAAAGACGAAAAAAGTATGCCTATATTTGCTAATTCGTCAGGAGAGGAATTTGATATAAATCAACTTTCATCAGGAGAAAAACAGCTATTTCTAAGAACTTTAGCTATAAAAATGCTCGAACCTGAAAATTCTATTATTTTAATTGATGAGCCTGAACTTTCTTTACATCCAAAATGGCAGCAAAGAATTATAGAGATATATCAGAGAATAGGAAAAAATAATCAAATTATAGTTGCAACTCATTCTCCTCATATCTTGGGAAGTGTTCCAAGAGAAAATATAATATTACTTTCTAAAAATGAAAGTGGAGAAGTTGTTTCAACAACTGGAGAAGAGCTATATACATCTTATGGACAACCTGTAGATAGAATATTGGAAGATATCATGGGATTGGAAACTACAAGAAATCCTAAGGTTTTTGATTTATTGAATGAAGTTAGAGAACTGGTTGACAATAATCAATATGAAACAGATAGTTTTAAAGAAAAGTACTCTGAATTAAAATCTATTCTAGGCGAAACAGATAAAGATTTATTTCTTATAGATATGGATATTCAAAGAAAAAGAAGAAAGGTATAA
- a CDS encoding retron system putative HNH endonuclease, which produces MFKINKKEEPEFFKRFKIKNKPHNWNDYGHNIKKDLKKYMFEYEQNYYCPYCELKISIEESQIEHIKPKEKFPELMHEYSNYLTGCKNPKTCGQYKENQWSEKFIDPTLEDPEEYLTYDIKTGKINPKEKERLKFEKADYTIKILNLNDKRLCEIRKTFIEQNLKNKEYLDYTDKFPSLKEYLKENFN; this is translated from the coding sequence ATGTTTAAAATTAATAAAAAGGAAGAGCCTGAATTTTTTAAAAGATTTAAAATAAAAAATAAGCCTCATAATTGGAATGATTATGGTCATAACATAAAAAAAGATTTGAAAAAATATATGTTTGAATATGAGCAAAATTATTATTGCCCTTATTGTGAGCTAAAAATAAGCATAGAAGAGAGTCAAATTGAACATATAAAACCTAAAGAAAAATTTCCTGAATTAATGCATGAATATTCTAATTACCTGACAGGCTGTAAAAACCCAAAAACTTGTGGTCAATATAAAGAAAACCAATGGTCAGAAAAATTTATTGATCCCACATTAGAAGACCCAGAAGAATATCTAACTTATGACATAAAAACAGGAAAGATTAACCCAAAGGAAAAAGAAAGATTAAAATTTGAAAAAGCTGATTATACAATTAAAATATTGAATTTAAATGATAAAAGATTATGTGAAATCAGAAAAACATTTATTGAGCAAAATTTAAAAAATAAAGAATATTTAGATTATACAGATAAATTTCCAAGTTTAAAAGAGTATCTAAAAGAAAATTTTAACTAA